One genomic segment of Ipomoea triloba cultivar NCNSP0323 chromosome 9, ASM357664v1 includes these proteins:
- the LOC116030805 gene encoding vesicle transport protein GOT1-like, whose amino-acid sequence MVSFESLDVKKIGHGCTGFGAVLIVAGLLFFEKHFLIKGNILIFLGVALTIGVKSTLQLFFKRQNFKGSVSFAIGLFLVGIGWPIIGMVLECYGFVVIFSSWPGLLAYLRKLPVLGWIFWQPAVASFFQPYKLGGRRIPI is encoded by the exons ATGGTTTCCTTTGAGTCACTTGATGTGAAGA AGATTGGGCATGGATGTACTGGTTTTGGTGCAGTTCTCATTGTGGCTGGACTACTCTTCTTTGAGAAACATTTTCTCATCAAGGGGAAT ATCCTTATTTTCCTTGGGGTTGCCTTGACCATTGGAGtaaagtccaccttgcaattattttttaaacgcCAAAACTTCAAG GGTTCTGTCTCATTCGCTATTGGTTTATTCTTGGTTGGCATTGGGTGGCCAATCATAGGCATGGTCTTGGAATGCTATGGTTTTGTTGTGATATTTAG TTCTTGGCCTGGCCTTTTAGCTTATCTGAGAAAGTTACCTGTTCTTGGTTGGATATTCTGGCAACCAGCAGTGGCATCG TTCTTTCAGCCTTACAAGCTGGGGGGTAGGCGCATTCCCATTTGA